GTCCGTTTTCTCCATTCCCTGAACCACCAAGCATTGCTCCTCCGTGTATCCACACCAATACTGGAAGATTTGCATGCACATTTTTAGTAGGTGTATAAACGTTCAAAAAAAGACTATTTTCACTGCCTCTTACTAAATGTTCTCTGCCGCCAATTTGTGCAGATTCGCTACCAAATTTCTCACAATCAATTGTGTCAGACCATTTATGTATCATCAAAGGAGGTTTAAATCTATTCTGGCCAATTGGCGGTTGGGCATAAGGGATGCCTCGGAATACAAAAGATTTTCCTTCTTTACTTCCTGCTATAAATCCATTTATAGTCCGTAAATATTCTTTCTGAGCTTTTGTAGAATTGGGGGAGAGGGATACTACCAGAAAGAAAAATATAACCCAATTTTTGAAAATGTAATTCATAGAGTGAAGCTTTGAGCAAAGCGATTTTAGAAAAACTATTGTATCGTTGTATTGTTTTATAAAGATAGTCACTTAAGAGAGAGTTTACCTCTATGTTTTTTGAATAATTGGAATCACAAAAAGGGATTAATTTAATGTCTGATTTCCTTTAAACGATTTCTCAATTTGTCAAGGAAGGAATGTTTTTATTTTTTTTTATAACTTAGAGGTCCAATGAAAGATATTAAATCAAATCACTGAATGAGCTTGAGCCTAGCATTCATCAAAAATAGCAGTGATTTAAAGATAAAATATGGCTATGCTTGTTAATGAGGTTTACAAAAGTGTTTGATGTTTGTTAACAGTTTATTGACAAGTTAGGGTTGAGTTAATTTTTAGTTTAGCAAACGTTTTGAATACATTAAATGAAAAATCTCCAAAAGTATATTATTTGTTTGTTACCAGCCTATATATGGAGTTGTAATGCCGTACTCAAAACGGAAACAGCTAAAGTTAATGGTGGGATCACAGAAGCAGATCCAACAATCTTTCACTATCATGGAAAATATTATTTATACGGTACATCAAGTGATATGACAGTAAATAAAGGTATTTATGTATTTACTTCTACGGATTTAAAACATTGGTATAAACCTATTAATAAGGAAAATGGATTAGCACTTGAAAAAGGTAAATCATTTGGTACAAAAGGCTTCTGGGCACCCCAGGTTTTTAAAAAAGAATCAATGTTTTATATGGCATATGTGGCAAATGAAGAAATTGCAATTGCCTCATCGACCTCTCTTCTTGGCCCATTTATGCAAACGTTTACTCAATCCTTATTTCATGATAATTTTAAGCGCATAGACCCTTTTGTTTTAAAAGAAGGGAGAGATTATTATATCTATTATGTAAAACTTGACCATGGCAATAAAATCTATATCGCAAAATTGAAGAATGATTTTTCTGGTGTGATCACAGGCACGGAGAAAAAATGTTTAGAAGCAACTGCTCCTTGGGAAAATACAGCAAAAAGTGATTGGCCTGTGACTGAAGGACCTACTGTAATAAAGCACAAAGGTATTTTTTATATGTTTTATTCAGCCAATGATTTTAGAAGTATTAATTATGCAGTAGGGTATGCCACTTCCAATTCACTTTTTGGACCATGGAAGAAAAGTAGTCAAAATCCAATTATTAGTAGCGCAAATACCGGTCGGAATGGAACGGGGCATGGAGATATTTTTCATGACAATAGCGGTCAATATTACTATGTGTTACATGTTCATAATACAAATGAAATGGTGTCTCCAAGAAGGACAGCGATTGTACCTTTTTCGTTTGCTCCCAATAAGAGTGGATTTGATTCAATAAAAATAGATAAACAAAAATTTAGGGATCTTTAATAAACTTAAGGTTATTAAGATAACAAACTTTTGTTTTATGTGTTAAAGCTTGATTTGATGTTAATTGTTTTATTTACATATATAAATATAGAATTATTCCTATGTATTGCAAAAGAAAATTTGTCTTTATCTGTTTTACATTTTGTACTTTGATCGCTTGTAAAAACGATTTTTCAAAAGCGCAAAAAGTTGAAACAAAAACGACATTTAAGAATCCGCTTTTAGTCACTGGGCCAGATCCTTGGGTGACTCAGAAGGATGGCATTTATTATTTCTGCCGCTCTACCGGCCGCGATCTGGAAATTATCTCTACTAAGAAAATGTCACAATTGGGGCAGGCAAAATCTGTTAGAATTTGGACTCCACCAGCTGATAAATTATATTCAAAAGAACTTTGGGCCCCCGAATTGCATTATTTAGATGGAAAATGGTATATGTATTTTGCTGCTGATGATGGTAACAATGACCATCATAGGATGTATGTGATTGAAAATTCCAATCAAAACCCACTTACACAAAACTGGATATTTAAGGGTCAGATAGCCGATGCGACGAATAAATGGGCAATTGATGGTTCTGTATTTACTTATAAAAATATCAACTATATGATATGGTCTGGATGGGAGGGTGATAATAATATTAGTCAAAATATCTATATCGCAAAGCTAAAGAATCCATGGACGATTGAAGGGCAACGAGTAATGCTTTCTTCTCCTACCTATGATTGGGAAAAAAGGGGAAGCGGTAATGGGTTACCAACTGTAAATGAAGGGCCTGAAGCTTTGATAAGCCCGCAAGGGAGGTTGTTTATAGATTATTCAGCTAGCGGTTGTTGGACTGATGATTATGCACTCGGACTTTTGACTTTAAAAGCAGACGGGGATCCTATGGAAGCGAATGACTGGACTAAAAGTGATACATCTGTATTTCACAAAAGTGAGGAGAATAGTGCTTATGGTACAGGGCATAATGGTTTTTTTAAATCGCCAGATGGTAAAGAAGATTGGATTATTTATCACGCAAATCCAAAATCAGGTGAAGGCTGTTCTAATTATAGGAGTCCCAGAATGCAAAGATTTACCTGGAATGCAGACGGCACACCAGATTTCGGAATACCGGTAAAAACAGGCGTAGCCATGGATGTTCCTTCCGGCGAATAAGCTATTCAAAAAGCAGTAAATAATAAAATTAAAATAATCAATGAGAAAACTCTTTCAATCGGCTTTAGTAGGGCTATTTGCATTGGCAAGCATCAATTCACGAGCGCAGGGCAATAGCGAAGTAATAGGTAAAGTATGGACCGTAAATCAAGCCAACAAATGGTATGCCGCACACAAGTGGCTAAGTGGAGCCGATTATATCCCCAGTAATGCGGTAAATCAGTTGGAGATGTGGCAGGCCGATACCTTTAGCCCCGATTTAATTGATAAGGAATTGGGTTTGGCTCAAGGTATCGGTTTTAATACCATGCGTGTTTTCCTACATAGCGTAGCCTGGAAAGAAGATCCCCAAGGCTTCAAAGAAAGAATGAATAAGTTTTTAGCAATCGCTGCAAAACATGGCATCCAACCCCTGTTTGTTTTCTTTGACGATTGCTGGAATAAAGAGCCTAAAGCTGGCCTACAGCCGGCCCCCAAACCAGGGGTGCATAATTCAGGATGGATGCAAGACCCTGGCCAACCGGCTTCAGAAAACGCGGCCAATTTCCCCGGCTTGGAGAAATATGTAAAAGATATACTTACGACCTTTCAACACGACAAACGCATCTTAGGCTGGGACTTATACAATGAACCCGGCAACAGCGGTAAAGGCATTCAATCGCTACCCTTATTAAAAGCCATTTTCACTTGGGCCCGAGCCGTAAACCCCGATCAGCCTATTACAGCAGGTTTATGGGACTGGAATTTTGAAAAACTCAATGCTTTTCAAATAGCCAATTCAGATATAATTACCTATCACGATTATGAAGAGCCCCCCATGCATCTGCGTGTCATACAGCTACTAAAATCCTTTGGTAAACCACTGATTTGTACGGAATATATGGCAAGACCAAGAAACAGCCGTTTTTCAAATATACTACCTATGTTGAAAAAAGAAGATGTAGGCGCCATCAACTGGGGATTTGTAGAAGGGAAAACCAATACCATCTATGCCTGGGATCACCCCATTCCAGATGGGAGCCAGCCTGCAGAATGGTTTCACGACATTTTTAGAAAAGACTTTACCCCCTACAGAAAAGACGAAACAGATCTTATCCGGAAACTAAATTCAGAAAAATAAAAAACACAAAACATGCCATTGAATAAACAACACATAAGAACTGTTTTAGGCGCAAGCCTTAGCTGTGCCATCTTGTTCTCTTGTCACAATTCCCAAACAAAAACTGATAACAATAAATCTTCTGTATTGTTGGATAAGTCAGGTTTTGAGACCACAGTTGATAGCATGAATACCGATTTATACATACTCAGAAATGCCAACGGGATGGTCGCCACCTTTACCAATTTTGGAGGCCGTTTGGTAAGCCTGCAAGTGCCGGATAAAAATGGGAAAATGGTAAATGTAGTATGCGGATTCAAGAGCGTAGCCGACTATCAAAAATCAACAGAGCCCTATTACGGTGCGACGATTGGGAGGTTTGGCAACCGTATAGCCAAAGGCAGCTTTAGTTTGGAAGGCAAACAATATCATTTATTCTTAAACAACGGCCCCAACACATTACACGGCGGGAAAAAAGGTTTTCAATATCAGGTTTTCAATGCAACACAACCCGATAGCAGCACTATTGTCTTTACAAGAGTGTCCAAAGATATGGAAGAAGGCTTCCCCGGTAATATGAATGTACAAGTCACCTATCATCTAAATAATAAAAATGGCTTAGAGATGGAATATGAAGCCCGTACCGATAAGCCAACAGTCGTAAACCTGACCAATCACGGCTTTTTCAATTTAAACGCAGAAGGTTCAGGGACTATACTAAATCACGAATTTCAGATATTTGCCAGCAACTATACGCCAGTAGACACTACATTAATACCTACAGGTAAAATAGCATCAGTCACCAATACGCCATTTGATTTTAGAAAGCCCATGACGATGGGTTCGAGAATAGATGCGGATAATCAGCAATTAAAAAACTGTAAAGGCTACGATATCAATTATGTATTGGATAGTACCAATGATTGGCATTTAGCTGCGATAGTTGATGGAGATAAGTCAGGCATAGAAATGCGGGTATACACAGACCAGCCCGGCTTGCAAGTATATAGTGGCAATTTTATGAATGCAGCCAACACGTTTAATAATGGAGTGAAAGACAGTTTCAGGACAGCCTTTGCGATGGAGACACAACATTTTCCTGATTCCCCCAATGAGCCCTCATTTCCTACAACGGAGTTAAAACCAGGGCAAGTTTATCATACTAAATCGGAATATATTTTTTCGGTGAAAAAATAAATTAGAAATATAAAATGCATACATGTGCAAATGATTGAAGGCATCGCCACAATAGTTAGTATATGAACTAATAAATAAAGCAATTATATAAAGGTAGGCAAGTATATGTTTCTAAAAAATTGTAGAAACATCTTGAAAGAAGACGCTAAATAGTCTTGTTGCCGGAGGTTTTTGCAAGGTTGAAAGATTTTATCTCAATATCTGATCAGTAATAGCAATATATCTTAATAAAAAATGAATAGCGAAATAAATACGATTAGAAAAAACGATTCTTCGAAAAAAAGAATAAACAATTGCTTAAACGTATTTTTTTTTATAGGGCTTTTAAGCAAAACGCAAGGTGCTTTAAAGTTTTATAAAGGGATTATTTATAATAGCATTAAGGATGTTTAAAATAATTCTGTTTGAAGGGAAAAAATTATCATCCATTTAAAGTGATAATGAAGGTTGCAATTAAATATTATTCAAAGATTTGCTTCAATGATTTTGGTTTTCCGAGGCAGATGAAGCAGATTTTAAAATCCAATTATTACATATGAACTCAAATCATAAAAATATAAAGCCCTGCATTTATATGGCATTGCTCAGAAAAGTGGTATCAGTCATTTTAATATTATGGCTAATGCTAGGAGTCACTCAATTGAATGCCCAAAATGAAAAACAAACTTACACTGGAATTGTAACTAATAGTAGTGGCATTCCAATGCAAGGAGTTTCTTTAACTATAGTTAATAAAAAAGATAATGGAACATTGACTAATGCGGCTGGTTCTTTTTCTTTAAAAGCAGAAAAAGGAGAATCCGTTTTTATTAGTTTCATTGGTTATTTATCGCAAAAAATAGATTTAGGCGACCAAAAAGATTTGAATATCGTTTTGGTACAGGCTGCAGATAGTTCTTTAAATGATGTGGTAGTAATCGGGTATGGAACACGTAAAAAAGAAAATGTAAATGCTGCTATTTCTACAATAAGTAGCAAAGATATGGAGGATGCACACAATGGTTCTACAGTAAGTTCTGCGTTAGCTGGCAAGATTCCGGGAGTAACCTTTAGAATGTCAGATAGCCGCCCTGGTGCAAGCGCCTCTGTCTCCATTAGAAACATGGGAACACCATTATATATTATCGATGGTATTCAGCAAGATGAAGGGCAGTTTAATAACTTAGCCCCGAATGATATTGAATCTATTTCTGTTCTTAAAGATGCCTCTGCAGCTATTTATGGAGTGCAGGCAGCCAATGGTGTAGTTCTGGTGACAACTAAAAGGGGGAGACAAGGTGCCCCAAATCGTATAAATGTCAACGCATATACTGGTTGGCAAAACTGGACGCGTTTCCCCAAAACTGTAAATCTATATGACTGGGAAAAAGGAAAAGTAGAAGCTGATGTTAACCAAGGAAGAGTGCCAATTTCTCAAGAAGAACTAGATAAATATAAGGTAGGGACGCAGCCGGGTTATAAAAGTTTTGATTGGTATGATTTCATTGTGAAGAAGAATTCTCCATTAAACAATGTCAATATTAATTTTACAGGAGGCTCTGATAAGATAAATTATTACGTATCTGCGACCAATCTTTTTCAAAATTCAGTTTTAGGAAGGCAGTATAAATTTAATAGATCTAATATTCAAAGTAATATTGATGTTCAAGTTACAAAACGATTAAAAATTGGCGCGCAAATTAATGGTCGGGTGGAGGATCGTCAAAATCCTGGCGTCCCCGGTACAGACGATTATTGGGAAGCGCGCTTTGCAATCTTAAGGAATACTCCTTGGGAAAGACCTTATGCAAATGATAATCCTGCATATTTGAATGATATTGGGCATAACAATGAAAATTGGGGGTTGCTGAATACCACGCTTTCAGGTAAATATAGAGATACTTGGCGCGTATTGCAAACCAATTTGAATGCATCATACAATACCCCAATTAAAGGGCTATCTCTAAAAGGGATGTTCTCTTATTACTATGCAAACGAATTGCTTAATAACCATGAATATACATATGATGCTTACACTTATGACCCAAAAGATAGTACTTATAATATAACTGGTGGAAGCTCTAATCCATGGAGAGAAAGAAGACAAAGAACTATTTTATCATCTAACGTTCAATTACAAGCTGATTATGTGCGCCAGTTTGGTAAGCATAATATTGATTTAACTTTCGTAAATGAAAGAACTAGAAGACAAGACATGAATAATTGGCTTCATTCTGTGCCAACGACTAACATTTTGCCATTGATTTATTTTAATACAATGGATACCTATAATGATGGTGATGTAACTACTTCTAAAATAGGATATGTTGCACGTTTTAGTTATAACTATGATAATAAATATTATTTGGATATTGCAGGTCGTAGAGATGCTTCAGCAATTCTTTCACCCCAGCATAAATGGGGTACCTTCCCTTCTGCAACTCTTGGGTATCGCATTACTAAAGAAAAATTCTTTCAAGAATTGGTAAATCCCAATATATTAAATGAGCTAAAAATACGTGCATCGTATGGTGTTACGGGTGACGATAGGAATTTACCTATTGATGAATTTTCTTATCTGGATGCATACAATTATAACAGTGGTTCTCCAGCAATATTAAATGGCAACCCGGTCATAACTTCGGCATACAGAGGCATCCCGATTACAAACATCTCTTGGATTAAAAGTAAAATGTTAGATATTGGTTTGGATTATGGATTGTTCAATGGGAAAGTGAGCGGAGCTTTGGATTATTTTAAAAGAGAGCGTACTGATTTACCTGGTACTAGATATGATGTTTTATTGCCAAATGAATTAGGTTATACGCTTCCGCAAGAAAGTCTGCCTCAACAAAGAGATAAAGTTGAAGGGTTCGAAGGCTCAATTGCCTATAGTGGCAAAATTAAAAATGTTAACTTTAGTATTGCCGGTAATTTATCCTTCTCGAGACCTTGGGATGTATCTAGTTATAAACCAAGATATTTTAATTCATTAGATCAATATTATGCAGGACATACTAATCGCCCCCAAAACCTATTCTGGGGTTATATAGCTGTTGGTCAATTTAAATCCCAAGAACAAATCAATAATTACCCGGTAAATGAAGACGGTCAAGGTAATAAAACCTTATTACCAGGAGATATAATTTATAAAGATTTAAACGGGGATGGGGTGATCAATGGAGATGACACAAGACCTATTGGCTGGGGTGAAGGAAGAAACCCACTTATTAACGGGGGACTTAATTTGGCAGCTAATTGGAAAGGTTTAGATATACACGTTGATTTTTCTTATGGCTCAGGTTACTCATTTAATCGTAATTGGGAAATGCGTTGGCCTTATCAAAATGGAGGTGCATTGCAAGAAGTATTTTATAAAAGCCATTGGCATCACGAAGACATATATGATCCTAGTAGCCCATGGATTTCGGGTGAATATCCTCCTTTAACATTCAATAATGGAGGAGGGAACAGTTACAACAAGAATTCGACATTTTGGTTGGTTAATGTAAAATATTTGCGCTGTCGCAATATCGAAATTGGCTACTCTCTTCCACAGGCGCTCCTTAATAAAGTAAAAATCAATAAAGTAAGATTTTATGTAAATGCCAGCAATTTATTCTCTATCGATAACGTACACCAGTATGGTATTGATGCAGAAATCGCTGATGGTAACGGATTGACCTACCCACAAAGTAGATACATAAATGTTGGTGTTAATCTTAGCTTTTAGTAACCATTAAAATTATTTCAAATGAAGAAAATATTTTTTATATCCATTGCCGTTGCCTTGTTATCATCGGCATGTAATGACAAAAGTTTTTTAACGAATGAACCAACATCTATCTTAACAACTGATCAGGTTTATTCAAGTTCTGAATTAGCTTTTTCGGTTTTAGCTAATTTATATAATGGATATGTAGACCAGCAAACTATTACCAATTGGGCGGAATTCACCAACTTTGATGAAGCCTTCCCATCAGAAGCAGGTAATTATTGGCGCGTGCAACAGATTAATTATCCTTATAACTGGTGGAGTCTGTGGAACTATGATTATATCCGTAATATTAATTTATTTATTCAAAATTGTCAGGCTTCAACAAAATTGAGTGATGGAGATAAAACACAATTTATTGCTGAGGCGAGGTTTTTGCGCGCTGCTAATTATTTTGAGTTGGTAAAACGAATGGGTGGGGTCCCAATTATTACTAAACCCCTTACATATGATTATAGTGGTGATCCTACCTATCTGCAGCATCCAAGGGCAAAAGAATCCGAAGTATATGATTTTATTTTGTCAGAACTTGATACCATCAAAAATATACTTCCAGATGATGCAAGTATTCAAGACCGTGCAACAAAAGGAGTTTGTCTCGCAATGCAATCAAGAGCTGCTTTATATGCTGCATCCATTGCTAAATATGGGGTTAATACACCTTCTGTAAATCTACCGGGTGGTGAAGTTGGTATTCCTGCATCTATGGCGAACGCTTATTATGAGAAGTCAAGAAACGCGGCCTTAGAACTAATCAATAGTGGTAAATATCATTTGTATATGAAACATCCGGATGATTTGGCAACCAATTTTGCTGCGTTGTTTTATGATAAGTCCAATAATCCTGAGGTAATTTTTGCTCAAAATTTTAAACTAAAAAGTGGAACTGTAGAGGCCTGGACTTTAAATAATCAGCCACGTGCTATTGCAGAAGAAGCACAAGGTGGTCGTTTAAACCCTTCTTTAAATCTTGCATTACAATATGAGAAACTGGACGGTACTTATGCACCGTTTAATACTGATAGTGATTATGCAAATGAAGGTGATATTTTTGCCAATAGAGATGCTCGTTTAGCAGGTACCTTTATATTACCTGGTAGTCAATTCAAAGGACAGAACG
The Arachidicoccus soli DNA segment above includes these coding regions:
- a CDS encoding glycoside hydrolase family 43 protein — translated: MKNLQKYIICLLPAYIWSCNAVLKTETAKVNGGITEADPTIFHYHGKYYLYGTSSDMTVNKGIYVFTSTDLKHWYKPINKENGLALEKGKSFGTKGFWAPQVFKKESMFYMAYVANEEIAIASSTSLLGPFMQTFTQSLFHDNFKRIDPFVLKEGRDYYIYYVKLDHGNKIYIAKLKNDFSGVITGTEKKCLEATAPWENTAKSDWPVTEGPTVIKHKGIFYMFYSANDFRSINYAVGYATSNSLFGPWKKSSQNPIISSANTGRNGTGHGDIFHDNSGQYYYVLHVHNTNEMVSPRRTAIVPFSFAPNKSGFDSIKIDKQKFRDL
- a CDS encoding glycoside hydrolase family 43 protein gives rise to the protein MYCKRKFVFICFTFCTLIACKNDFSKAQKVETKTTFKNPLLVTGPDPWVTQKDGIYYFCRSTGRDLEIISTKKMSQLGQAKSVRIWTPPADKLYSKELWAPELHYLDGKWYMYFAADDGNNDHHRMYVIENSNQNPLTQNWIFKGQIADATNKWAIDGSVFTYKNINYMIWSGWEGDNNISQNIYIAKLKNPWTIEGQRVMLSSPTYDWEKRGSGNGLPTVNEGPEALISPQGRLFIDYSASGCWTDDYALGLLTLKADGDPMEANDWTKSDTSVFHKSEENSAYGTGHNGFFKSPDGKEDWIIYHANPKSGEGCSNYRSPRMQRFTWNADGTPDFGIPVKTGVAMDVPSGE
- a CDS encoding glycoside hydrolase 5 family protein — its product is MRKLFQSALVGLFALASINSRAQGNSEVIGKVWTVNQANKWYAAHKWLSGADYIPSNAVNQLEMWQADTFSPDLIDKELGLAQGIGFNTMRVFLHSVAWKEDPQGFKERMNKFLAIAAKHGIQPLFVFFDDCWNKEPKAGLQPAPKPGVHNSGWMQDPGQPASENAANFPGLEKYVKDILTTFQHDKRILGWDLYNEPGNSGKGIQSLPLLKAIFTWARAVNPDQPITAGLWDWNFEKLNAFQIANSDIITYHDYEEPPMHLRVIQLLKSFGKPLICTEYMARPRNSRFSNILPMLKKEDVGAINWGFVEGKTNTIYAWDHPIPDGSQPAEWFHDIFRKDFTPYRKDETDLIRKLNSEK
- a CDS encoding aldose epimerase family protein — translated: MPLNKQHIRTVLGASLSCAILFSCHNSQTKTDNNKSSVLLDKSGFETTVDSMNTDLYILRNANGMVATFTNFGGRLVSLQVPDKNGKMVNVVCGFKSVADYQKSTEPYYGATIGRFGNRIAKGSFSLEGKQYHLFLNNGPNTLHGGKKGFQYQVFNATQPDSSTIVFTRVSKDMEEGFPGNMNVQVTYHLNNKNGLEMEYEARTDKPTVVNLTNHGFFNLNAEGSGTILNHEFQIFASNYTPVDTTLIPTGKIASVTNTPFDFRKPMTMGSRIDADNQQLKNCKGYDINYVLDSTNDWHLAAIVDGDKSGIEMRVYTDQPGLQVYSGNFMNAANTFNNGVKDSFRTAFAMETQHFPDSPNEPSFPTTELKPGQVYHTKSEYIFSVKK
- a CDS encoding SusC/RagA family TonB-linked outer membrane protein, translating into MLGVTQLNAQNEKQTYTGIVTNSSGIPMQGVSLTIVNKKDNGTLTNAAGSFSLKAEKGESVFISFIGYLSQKIDLGDQKDLNIVLVQAADSSLNDVVVIGYGTRKKENVNAAISTISSKDMEDAHNGSTVSSALAGKIPGVTFRMSDSRPGASASVSIRNMGTPLYIIDGIQQDEGQFNNLAPNDIESISVLKDASAAIYGVQAANGVVLVTTKRGRQGAPNRINVNAYTGWQNWTRFPKTVNLYDWEKGKVEADVNQGRVPISQEELDKYKVGTQPGYKSFDWYDFIVKKNSPLNNVNINFTGGSDKINYYVSATNLFQNSVLGRQYKFNRSNIQSNIDVQVTKRLKIGAQINGRVEDRQNPGVPGTDDYWEARFAILRNTPWERPYANDNPAYLNDIGHNNENWGLLNTTLSGKYRDTWRVLQTNLNASYNTPIKGLSLKGMFSYYYANELLNNHEYTYDAYTYDPKDSTYNITGGSSNPWRERRQRTILSSNVQLQADYVRQFGKHNIDLTFVNERTRRQDMNNWLHSVPTTNILPLIYFNTMDTYNDGDVTTSKIGYVARFSYNYDNKYYLDIAGRRDASAILSPQHKWGTFPSATLGYRITKEKFFQELVNPNILNELKIRASYGVTGDDRNLPIDEFSYLDAYNYNSGSPAILNGNPVITSAYRGIPITNISWIKSKMLDIGLDYGLFNGKVSGALDYFKRERTDLPGTRYDVLLPNELGYTLPQESLPQQRDKVEGFEGSIAYSGKIKNVNFSIAGNLSFSRPWDVSSYKPRYFNSLDQYYAGHTNRPQNLFWGYIAVGQFKSQEQINNYPVNEDGQGNKTLLPGDIIYKDLNGDGVINGDDTRPIGWGEGRNPLINGGLNLAANWKGLDIHVDFSYGSGYSFNRNWEMRWPYQNGGALQEVFYKSHWHHEDIYDPSSPWISGEYPPLTFNNGGGNSYNKNSTFWLVNVKYLRCRNIEIGYSLPQALLNKVKINKVRFYVNASNLFSIDNVHQYGIDAEIADGNGLTYPQSRYINVGVNLSF
- a CDS encoding RagB/SusD family nutrient uptake outer membrane protein, producing MKKIFFISIAVALLSSACNDKSFLTNEPTSILTTDQVYSSSELAFSVLANLYNGYVDQQTITNWAEFTNFDEAFPSEAGNYWRVQQINYPYNWWSLWNYDYIRNINLFIQNCQASTKLSDGDKTQFIAEARFLRAANYFELVKRMGGVPIITKPLTYDYSGDPTYLQHPRAKESEVYDFILSELDTIKNILPDDASIQDRATKGVCLAMQSRAALYAASIAKYGVNTPSVNLPGGEVGIPASMANAYYEKSRNAALELINSGKYHLYMKHPDDLATNFAALFYDKSNNPEVIFAQNFKLKSGTVEAWTLNNQPRAIAEEAQGGRLNPSLNLALQYEKLDGTYAPFNTDSDYANEGDIFANRDARLAGTFILPGSQFKGQNVDIWAGYILPASNNTIITSNVFGGQAQLPGKNYKEQVVGFSGPIDGLEFSAQTGFYVRKFMDPATGSGQIGTQSEVWWVRYRYAEVLLNIAEDEFELGNNDSAAMYLNQVRLRAGLTIPLTPSEITFDRIVHERRVELAFEGHELFDNKRWRIADKVWNGQQISAQDLFNNIGKASAPNTMIYGMWPYKIYQPGSINDGKWIYKVLKPNEVTAAHNFQLGNYYSQIDQGILSNNSKLVKNPNQ